From the genome of Pseudomonas sihuiensis:
CAAGGCCAGAGCAGCCAATGCCAGACTACCGTAGAGACGACCGCCAACCTCGTGACCGAGCACCTTGCCGATCATGCTCTTGCGTGAGACACCAACCAGCAAGGGCCGCCCCAACGTAGAGAGCTCACTCATGCGCTTGAACAGGGCGAGATTGTGCTCCAGGGTCTTGGCAAAACCAAAGCCCGGATCGAGCAGGATCCGCTCAGCGGGAATACCGGCTGTCGTGCAGACGGCCATGCGCTCGGCGAGAAAATCACGCACCTCAGCGACGATATCCGGATATTGCGGATCATCCTGCATGTTGCCGGGCTCGCCACGCATATGCATCAGACAGACCGGCAAACCAGTATCTGCCGCGGCATCCAGAGCACCATCACGTTGCAACGAACGTACATCATTGATCAGCCCCGCGCCCAGCCTTGCACTTTCGCGCATGACTGCGGGCGTCGAGGTATCCACGGAAATGATCACGTCGAGCTCACGGGCGATAGCTTCGACCACCGGCGCAACCCGCTCCAGCTCTTCGGTCGGAGAAACGGCCCGGGCGCCCGGGCGGGTGGACTCACCACCGATATCGATCAGCGTCGCACCTGCGGCGACCATCTGCTCGGCGTGACGCAACGCAGCATCGCGCGCCGTAAAGCGCCCACCGTCGGAGAAAGAATCAGGAGTTACATTGAGGATGCCCATCACCTGCGGACGGGACAAATCAAGAAGCCGGCTACCACAGGGTAGCCGGCTCGGGTGTTGCGCTTGAGACATATGAAACCTTAGTGCTCGGCCGCCGGCCCACCAATGGGCTTTTCAGAACGATCTGGCTCGTCGACCTTGGCCTGCGGAGCACCGGAGTCACCGCCACCATCCCAGCCGCGTGGCTCACGAGGCTCGCGGCCGTTCATGATGTCGTCGATCTGCTCGGCGTCGATGGTTTCGTACTTCATCAGCGCTTCGGCCATGGCATCGAGCTTGTCACGGTTCTCTACCAGCAGTTTCTTGGCCGTGGCGTAGCATTCATCGATGATGCGACGCACTTCCTCGTCGATAAGCTTGGCAGTCTCGCCGGAAACGTTGCTGGCCTGGCTGCCCATGCTGCGACCGAGGAAAACTTCACCCTCTTCTTCCGCATACATCAGCGGGCCCAGCTTCTCGGAAAGCCCCCACTTGGTGACCATGTTCTTGGCCAACTGGGTGGCGCGCATGATGTCGTTCGAGGCGCCCGTGGTGACGCCATCGAAGCCCAGGGTCATCTCTTCGGCGATACGACCACCGAACAGCGAGCAGATCTGGCTGATCAGCGCGCGCTTGCTGAGACTGTAACGATCTTCTTCCGGCAGGAACATGGTCACGCCCAGAGCACGACCACGCGGAATGATGGACACCTTGTAGACCGGATCATGCTCGGGCACCAGACGACCAACGATGGCGTGGCCCGCCTCGTGGAACGCGGTGTTGAGCTTCTCCTTGTCGGACATGACCATGGTCTTGCGCTCGGCGCCCATCATGATCTTGTCCTTGGCCAGCTCGAATTCCTTCATTTCCACCACGCGCTTGCCGGCGCGGGCGGCGAACAGCGAGGCCTCGTTGACCAGGTTGGCCAGGTCGGCGCCGGAGAAGCCCGGGGTGCCGCGGGCGATCACCGCCGGCTGCACGTCGTCGCTCATCGGCACCTTGCGCATGTGCACTTTCAGAATCTGCTCGCGACCACGAATATCCGGCAGACCAACGACCACCTGGCGGTCGAAGCGGCCAGGACGCAGCAGCGCAGGGTCGAGAACGTCCGGACGGTTAGTGGCAGCGATGACGATGATGCCGTCATTCATCTCGAAACCGTCCATCTCCACCAGCAACTGGTTGAGGGTCTGCTCACGCTCGTCGTGACCGCCGCCCATGCCGGCGCCACGATGGCGACCCACGGCGTCGATCTCGTCAATGAAGATGATGCACGGCGCGTGCTTCTTGGCCTGATCGAACATGTCGCGAACACGGCTGGCACCAACACCGACGAACATCTCAACGAAGTCGGAACCGGAAATGGTGAAGAACGGCACTTTCGCCTCACCAGCCACGGCTTTGGCGAGCAAGGTCTTGCCGGTACCCGGCGAGCCAACCATCAGTACGCCACGCGGTATGCGACCGCCCAGGCGCTGGAACTTGCCCGGATCGCGGAGGAATTCCACCAGTTCGCTGACTTCTTCCTTGGCCTCGTCGCAACCGGCGACATCGGCGAAGGTGGTCTTGACCTGATCTTCGGAGAGCAGACGCGCCTTGGACTTGCCGAAGCTCATCGGCCCGCCCTTGCCACCAGCACCGCCCTGCATCTGGCGCATGAAGAACATGAATACGGCGATGATCACCAGAATCGGGAAGCTGGCGACCAGCAACTGAGTCCAGATGCTCTGCTGCTCAGGCTGCTTGCCTTCGATGACCACGTTGTTGTCGATCAGGTCGCCAATCAGGCCGCCGTCCTGGATCGCCGGACGAATGGTCTTGAACCCCTCGCCATCGGTGCGCTTGCCGGTGATCACGTAACCATCGACGGTCACGCGCTCGACGCGCCCCTCCTTCACCTGCTCGATGAATTGCGAGTAGCTCAGGGTCTGCGGCTCGCTCGGACTGGAGAAGTTGTTCATCACGGTAACCAGCACCGCCGCAATGATCAGCCACAGGATCAGATTCTTTGCCATGTCGTTCAATTAGCTACCCTCTGAAGCAGGCCTCGTGGCGAAGCGGGCTTCCCATGACGACCAATGATATACCGACTAACTTACACCAAACGCCCGCGTCCCGCAGGCACCGTCTGTAACCCTTTATGAGGTTTCTGCGACTGAGACCGACAGGGCGGACACCAGTTTCAACTCACATCCCGCGAAAGCCGCGCGCCAACAGATATTGCTCACGGGAGCGATCGCGCGAGGACAGCGGCTTGCGCATCTGCACCTTGTCGAACGTCTCGCGCACCTGCTTGTGGTAGGCGTCGAAACCTTCACCCTGGAAAATCTTGATCAGAAAATCGCCACCTGGACGCAAGACACGCCCGGCCAGATCCAGCGCCAGCTCGCACAGATACATCGCACGTGCCTGATCGGCGGTTCTTACCCCACTCATATTGGGGGCCATATCGGAAATAACAAGATCCACCGGATTTTCGCCGATGGCCTCGAGAATCTGCGCGAAGACCGCGTCATCGGTGAAATCACCCTGAATGAAGGTGACATCGGGAATGCTGTCCATCTCCAGGATATCGGAGGCGATCAGACGCCCTTTGTCGCCGATCACTCGACTGGTGACCTGCGACCAGCCGCCTGGTGCGGCGCCGAGATCAACCACGGTCATCCCTGGGCGCAGGATGCGATCCTTCTCCTGGATTTCCAGCAACTTGTAGCTGGCGCGCGAACGATAGCCGTCCTTCTGCGCCATCTTCACGTAGGGATCATCGAAATGTTCTTTCAGCCAACGCTGGCTGGTCTTGGAACGTGCCACTTAAACCTCTGACTCAACGGGTCATGAATAACTGCGCGGGCTCGGGTAAGATAGGCGCCGTTTTCCAGACCGAATTAGGTACTAACGATTATGCCGCTCACTCAAGAGCAGAAGAAACAATTCAAATCTATCGGCCACCACCTGAAACCTGTATTGATCGTGGCTGACAATGGTTTGACCGAGGGCGTGCTGGCCGAACTGGACCGTGCCCTGAACGATCACGAACTGATCAAGGTACAGCTGCGCCTCACCGAACGCGAGGATCGCCAGGCCGCCATTGTAGCCCTGTGCGAGAGCGGACGCGCTGAACTGGTCCAGTCGATTGGCAAGGTCGCCCTGCTCTATCGCAAGAACCCCAAGCCGAATCGCAACCTGTCCAACGTTATTCGTTACCAGGGTTGAGGCGCATCCATCGCGATCACGGGCAGGCATGGCGTGCCCTGATCGCGAATGAATTCGCGTCTGAAAGCGTCGTTAGCGCCTGACTGGCGCCCCAGGCACAGGCTGCAGCACCAGCAACAGCCCACAAAATGCCATCACCAGATAGCTGAAGCGCAGCCAATACTCGACCTCGGGCCAGTAGCGCAACACAGCGAAGTAGCTCAGGGCCATGGCCGCAACGGTCAGCAGTAGTTGCCCACGCATATCCCGCAGCAGACTCGACAGACCTTCACTGCGCAGCAAGGCAAAAGCCTGCAGCGCAACGCACACCGCTGTCAGACCGACCAGTAGCGGCACCAGCCGCGTGGCTATCTCCTGCACCAGCAGAGGCGCCAGACCGCTTTGGCCGATGGCCGGCAGAATGACGAACTGCAACAACCACAAGCCGCCCACCCAGAGGGTCTGGGCCAGCTGCCAACTGACGGCAGCCGCCCGAGACGGTTGTTGCGGTTTAGATATGACGGACTTCGACAATCTCGTACTCGATCAAGCCACTAGGGGTCTGTACCGCGACTACATCGCCCTCGCTCTTGCCGATCAGAGCACGGGCAATGGGTGAACCGACGGAGATCTTGCCCTGCTTGATGTCGGCTTCGTCCTCGCCAACGATCTGGTAGGTCACGCTTTCGTCAGTCTCGACGTTGGCAATCTCCACCGTGGTGCCGAAGATCACCTTGCCGGTGTGCTCGATGGTGGTGACATCGATGATCACCGCGTTCTGCAGACGACCTTCGATATCACGCACACGCGCTTCGACCATGCCCTGCTGCTCACGCGCGGCGTGGTACTCGGCGTTTTCCTTGAGATCACCCAGCTCGCGGGCTTCACCGATGTCCTGACTGAGTTTCGGGCGAACCACCTTGGTCAGGTGCGCCAGCTCTTCTTCCAGGGCGCGAGCGCCCTGAACGGTCATTGGATATTTGATCATGCCTTGATTCCTGCATGCAGATCCTGCAGCCGGCGCACAGTCTTCTCCGGGCCGAACTTGAGCGCTTCACAGACCGCCTGCCCCGCCGCGATGGTGGTGGTGCAGTAGATCTTGTGCTGCAGGGCGTTACGACGGATCGAGTAGGAGTCAGCGATGGACTGACGCCCCTCGGTGGTATTGATGATCAGGGTCACTTCGTCGTTCTTGATCATGTCGACGACATGCGGACGACCTTCGGTCACCTTGTTCACTCGACGAACTGGCAGACCAGCAGCCTCGATCACCTTGGCGGTACCGGCAGTGGCAACCACTTCAAAGCCCAGCGCGATCAGATCACGGGCGACCTGAACGGCTTCCGGCTTGTCATCTTCACGTACGCTGATGAAAGCGCAACCGGAGTTCGGCAGGATCTCGCTGGCGCCCAGCTGGGCCTTGGCGAAGGCTTCGCCGAAGGTATCACCGACACCCATGACTTCACCGGTGGACTTCATCTCCGGGCCGAGGATCGGGTCGACGCCTGGGAACTTGGCGAAGGGGAATACCGCTTCCTTGACGCTGAAGAACGGCGGGATGATTTCCTTGCTGTAACCGGCCTCGGCCAGGCTCTTGCCAGCCATGACACGCGCAGCCACCTTGGCCAGCGACTCACCGACGCACTTGGAGACGAACGGCACGGTACGCGAGGCGCGCGGGTTCACCTCGATGACGTAGATATCCTCGCCCTGCACGGCCATCTGCACGTTCATCAGACCGACCACGCCGAGTTCCAGGGCCATTTTCTTGACCTGGTCGCGGATCTCGTCCTGGATGTGCATCGGCAGCGAGTACGGCGGCAGCGAGCAGGCGGAGTCACCAGAGTGCACGCCGGCCTGTTCGATGTGCTGCATGATCGCGCCGATCACCACGGTCTCGCCGTCGCAAACCGCATCCACGTCCACTTCGATGGCGCAGTTGAGGAAGCGATCGAGCAGCACCGGGCTATCGTTGGAGACTTTCACCGCTTCGCGCATGTAGCGCTTGAGCTCTTCTTCCTGGTAGACGATTTCCATCGCCCGGCCGCCCAGCACGTAGGACGGACGCACCACCATCGGGTAACCGATGTTCTTCGACAGGGCCAGGGCTTCGTCTTCGCTACGCGCAGTGGCATTGGCCGGCTGACGCAGGTTCAGGCGCTGCACCATCTGCTGGAAGCGCTCGCGGTCTTCGGCGCGGTCGATGGCCTCGGGGCTGGTGCCGATGATCGGCACGCCCGCTTCTTCCAGGGCGCGGCAGATCTTCAGCGGGGTCTGGCCGCCGTACTGGACGATGACGCCTTTCGGCTGCTCGACACGGACGATTTCCAGCACGTCTTCCAGGGTCACCGGCTCGAAGTACAGGCGATCGGAGGTGTCGTAGTCGGTGGAGACAGTTTCCGGGTTGCAGTTGACCATGATGGTCTCGTAACCGTCTTCACGCATGGCCAGCGCGGCGTGTACGCAGCAGTAGTCGAACTCGATGCCCTGGCCGATACGGTTGGGGCCACCACCGAGGATCATGATCTTCTCGCGGCTCGACGGATTGGCCTCGCACTCTTCCTCGTAGGTCGAGTACATGTAGGCGGTGTCGGTGGCGAACTCGGCGGCGCAGGTGTCCACACGCTTGTACACCGGCAGCACTTTCAACTTGTGGCGATGAGCACGCAGGCTCTTCTCGGAAACACCCAGCAGCTTGGCCAGGCGCGCATCGGAGAAGCCCTTGCGCTTGAGCTTGAACATCAGGTCGCGGTCGATGGCCGACAGACCGAGGGTCTGCACGGTGGCCTCGTCCTTGATCAGATCTTCGATCTGCACCAGGAACCACTCGTCGATACGGGTCAGCTCGAACACTTCGGCGACGGTCTTGCCGGCGCGGAAGGCATCAGCCACGTACCAGATACGGTCGGCGCTGGGCACGGTCAGCTCGCGACGCAGGGTGCTTTCAGCCTCCGGGTCGTTCAGGTCGAGCTTCGGATCGAAGCCGGCAACGCCGACTTCCAGACCGCGCAGGGCTTTCTGCATGGACTCCTGGAAGGTACGGCCGATGGCCATGACTTCACCGACGGATTTCATCTGAGTGGTCAGGCGGGCATCGGCTTTCGGGAATTTCTCGAAGGCGAAGCGCGGCACCTTGGTCACCACGTAGTCGATGGCCGGCTCGAACGACGCCGGGGTACGACCGCCGGTAATGTCGTTGCTCAGCTCGTCGAGGGTGTAACCGACAGCCAGCTTGGCGGCGATCTTGGCGATCGGGAAGCCGGTGGCCTTGGAGGCCAGCGCCGAGCTGCGCGATACACGCGGGTTCATTTCGATCACAACCATGCGACCAGTGTTCGGGCAGATGCCGAACTGCACGTTGGAACCGCCGGTTTCCACACCGATCTCGCGCAGTACCGCCAGCGAGGCGTTACGCAGGATCTGGTATTCCTTGTCGGTCAGGGTCTGAGCTGGTGCGACGGTGATCGAGTCACCGGTGTGCACGCCCATCGGATCGAAGTTCTCGATGGAGCAGACGATGATGCAGTTGTCCTTCTTGTCACGGACCACCTCCATCTCGTATTCCTTCCAGCCGATCAGCGACTCGTCGATCAGCAGTTCGCTGGTCGGCGACAGGTCGAGACCGCGAGCGCAGATTTCCTCGAACTCTTCACGGTTGTAGGCGATGCCGCCACCGGTACCGCCCATGGTGAAGGACGGACGGATGATGCAGGGGAAGCCAACCTTCTCCAGCACGCCGTACGCTTCTTCCATGTTGTGGGCGATGCCGGAAACCGGACAGGCCAGGCCGATGTCCTTCATCGCCTTGTCGAAGCGCGAACGGTCTTCGGCCTTGTCGATGGTGTCGGCATTGGCACCGATCATCTCGACGCCGAACTTCTCCAGCACGCCGTGCTTTTCCAGGTCCAGCGCGCAGTTCAGCGCGGTCTGGCCACCCATGGTCGGCAGCAGGGCGTCGGGGCGTTCCTTCTCGATGATCTTGGCCACGGTGGCCCACTTGATCGGCTCGATGTAGGTGGCGTCAGCCATGGCCGGGTCGGTCATGATGGTGGCCGGGTTGGAGTTCACCAAGATGACGCGGAAACCTTCTTCCTTCAGCGCCTTGCACGCCTGAGCGCCGGAGTAGTCGAACTCGCAGGCCTGACCGATGACGATGGGGCCGGCGCCGAGGATCAGGATACTTTTGATGTCTGTACGTTTTGGCATTTTCTTACTCTCGAATCCTTGGGTCAGTCGGCAGGCTTAGCGGCGCTTGGCCATGGCTTCGATGAAGCGGTCGAACAGTGGCGCCACGTCGTGCGGCCCTGGGCTCGCCTCGGGGTGCCCTTGGAAGCTGAAGGCGTCCTTGTCGGTGCGCTCGATGCCCTGCAGCGTGCCATCGAACAGCGACTTGTGGATCGCACGCAGGTTGCCCGGCAGGCTGCTTTCGTCCACAGCGAAACCGTGGTTTTGGCTGGTGATCATCACCACACCGCTGTCGAGATCCTGTACCGGATGGTTGGCACCGTGGTGGCCATGACCCATCTTCAGGGTCTTGGCGCCGGAGGCCAAAGCCAGCAACTGGTGGCCGAGGCAAATGCCGAATACCGGGATATCGGTTTCCAGAACGTCCTTGATCGCCTGGATCGCGTAGTCGCACGGCTCGGGATCGCCAGGACCGTTGGAGAGGAACACACCATCAGGATTGAGTGCCAGCACGTCGCTGGCCGGAGTTTGCGCCGGCACCACGGTCAGGCGGCAGCCACGCTCGACCAGCATGCGCAGGATGTTCAGCTTCACGCCGTAGTCATAGGCGACAACGTGATAAGGCAGCTCGCTGGCCGGGATTTCCGGGTGGCTGTCGTCCTTCAGATTCCAGGTGCTTTCGCGCCACTCGTAGCGCTCGGTGCAGCTGACTACCTTGGCCAGGTCCATGCCCTTGAGGCCCGGGAAGCTGCGAGCCAGCTCCAGCGCTTTCTCCTCGGTGGCGTCGTCACCGACCAGGATGCAGCCATTCTGCGAACCCTTTTCGCGCAGGATACGGGTCAAGCGGCGAGTATCGATACCGGCGATGGCGACGGTGCCGTTGGCTTTCAGGTACTCGTCCAGCGGTTGCTTGTCGCGCCAGTTGCTGGAAATCAGCGGCAGGTCGCGAATGATCAGGCCAGCGGCCCAGACGCGGTTGGACTCGGCATCTTCCGGGGTGGTACCGGTATTGCCGATGTGCGGGTAAGTCAGGGTAACGATCTGCTGGGCATAGGATGGATCGGTAAGGATTTCCTGATAGCCGGTCATGGCGGTGTTGAACACCACCTCTCCGATCGTCTGGCCATCGGCCCCGATGGAATCGCCGCGAAAAATGCTGCCGTCAGCAAGGGCCAAAATGGCAGGTTTGGGGGCTGGCTTAGTCAAGAAGACCTCCGTCTCGATCAAGGCTTGAAGCAAACGCAGGTTGTAAAAAAGCGGGATGACGTGTGAAGGTCATCCCGCTTTTTTATTTGAGCCATTCTGCGTAACTTTTAGTGGACACACTAAAACAGGAAGCTTACAGGAAAACCCTTTTTCGGTCCACCCGATAAGACGCCTCAGTCACACATTCGCATCAACGCAGACCCAGCACGTCCTGCATGTCATACAGAGCGGCATCACGCCCCTGCAGCCACAGCGCCGAACGCACCGCGCCCTTGGCGAAGGTCATGCGGCTGGAGGCCTTGTGCGTGATCTCGACACGCTCGCCATCGGCGGCGAACAGCACGGTGTGATCACCCACCACGTCACCGGCACGCACGGTAGCGAAGCCGATGGTCTCGCGCTCACGGGCGCCGGTCTGACCTTCGCGGCCATATACGGCGACTTTCTGCAGATCACGCCCCAGTGCATCGGCCACCACTTCGCCCATGCGCAGTGCGGTACCGGACGGTGCGTCGACCTTGTGCCGGTGGTGGGCTTCGATGATTTCGATGTCCACGTCGTCACCCAGCACGCGAGCAGCGGTATCCAGCAGTTTCAGGCACAGGTTGACGCCGACACTGAAGTTGGCGGCGAAAACGATGGGAATCTGCTTGGCCGCTTCGCTCAGCTGCTGCTTCTCTTCCACGGTGAAACCGGTGGTACCGATGACCATGGCCTTGCCCGCCTGGCGGCAGACTTCCAGGTTCTTCAGGGTCACCGACGGATGGGTGAAATCGATCAGCACGTCGAAATCGTCGACCACCGCGGCCAGATCACCCACCAGGGTCACGCCAATCTTGCCCAGGCCGACCAGTTCACCGGCATCGGCACCGATCAGGCTGCTGTCGGCGCGGTCGATGGCGGCGCTGAGCTTGGCGCCCTCGGCCTGACTCACGGCCTCGATCAGGGTCTTGCCCATGCGCCCGGCGGCGCCCATCACTGCAATACGTTGCATACATCAGCTCCAAGCTGTCACCCCGGCATCCACCGGGGCGCTTTGGGGTTAAACGTCGCCGAAGAAGCGCTTCACACCTTCGAACCAGCCGCTGGCCTTGGGCGAGTGGGAATCGTCACCCTGCAGCGACTTGCGAAACTCTTCGAGCAACTCGCGCTGACGCTTGTTCAGGTTGACCGGTGTTTCCACCGCGACCCGACACATCAGGTCGCCAGCCGCGCCACCACGAACAGGTGCCACGCCCTTGCCGCGCAAGCGGAACAGCTTGCCGGTCTGGGTACCTTCGGGGATCTTCAGCTTGACCCGACCATCGAGGGTCGGCACTTCCAGTTCGCCACCCAGCGCCGCATCGGCAAAGCTGATCGGCACTTCGCAGTACAGATGCTTACCATCACGCTGGAAGATCGCATGTTCACGGACGTTGACCACCACGTAGAGGTCACCGGCCGGGCCGCCATGCGTACCGGCCTCGCCCTCGCCGGACAGGCGAATGCGGTCACCGGTATCGACACCTGGCGGCACCTTGACCGACAGCGTCTTGCTCTCTTCCACGCGACCCTGACCGTGACAGCTGCCGCAAGGGTCGGTGATCATCTTGCCGCTGCCATGGCAGCGCGGGCAGGTCTGCTGCACGGAGAAGAAGCCCTGCTGCATGCGCACCTGACCGATGCCACCACAAGTGGTACAGGTGACCGGGCTGGTGCCCTTCTTGGCGCCTGAGCCATCGCAGGTCTTGCAGCCGACCAGGGTCGGCACGCGGATGGTCACGGTGGTACCGCGTACCGCTTCTTCCAGATCCAGCTCGAGGGTGTAGCGCAAATCCGAGCCGCGCTGGGCACCGCCACGCGAGCCGCCGCGAGCACCGCCGAAGAAGTCGCTGAACACATCACCGAAAATATCGGAGAAGTTGGCGCCGCCGAAACCAGCACCACCGCCGCCACCCATCTGCGGGTCGACCCCAGCGTGGCCGTATTGGTCGTAGGCCGAACGCTTGGCCGCGTCAGAAAGTACTTCGTAGGCCTCGTTGGCCTCCTTGAATTTCTCTTCGGCGTCTTTGTCGTCCGGGTTGCGGTCCGGGTGATATTTCATCGCCAGGCGCCGGTAGGCCTTCTTCAGCTCGGCTTCGCTAGCGCCGCGCTCGACCCCCAGGATCTCGTAATAATCACGTTTTGCCATAGTTGTGCTGCACTCTCAGATTCGTGAGTTCCAGATACGCCGACGCGGGAGAAGGCTCCCGCGCGGCGAATCCTGCCCGTCGCGAGCGACGGTGGAGCGTAAAGAAGAGGCGGCCCGCCGAGCAGGCCGCATCCCTTACTTGTTCTCCTTGACCTCTTCGAACTCAGCGTCGACCACGTCGTCACCGGCATCCTTGGCATCGCCAGCATCAGCCTGGGCGGCACCGCCCTGCGGCTGCTCGGCATACATCTTCTGCGCCAGCGGCGTGGTGGCTTCGGACAGTGCGTTCATCTTGGCCTCGATGGCGGCCTTGTCGTCGCCTTTCACGGCCACTTCCAATTCGCCAATGGCTTTCTCGATGGCCGCTTTCTCGTCGGCAGTCGCCTTGTCGCCCGCTTCGGTGAGCATCTTGCGGGTGGCGTGCACCAGCTGATCGCCCTGGTTACGTGCCGTGGCCAGCTCTTCGAACTTGCGGTCTTCCTCGGCGTTGGCCTCGGCGTCACGCACCATACGCTCGATTTCGTCATCGGACAGGCCGGAGTTGGCCTTGATCACGATGGACTGCTGCTTGCCGGTGGCCTTGTCCTTGGCGGACACGTGCAGGATGCCATTGGCGTCGATGTCGAAGGTCACTTCGATCTGCGGCACGCCACGCGGAGCCGGCGGAATCTCGGCCAGGTCGAACT
Proteins encoded in this window:
- the dnaJ gene encoding molecular chaperone DnaJ; its protein translation is MAKRDYYEILGVERGASEAELKKAYRRLAMKYHPDRNPDDKDAEEKFKEANEAYEVLSDAAKRSAYDQYGHAGVDPQMGGGGGAGFGGANFSDIFGDVFSDFFGGARGGSRGGAQRGSDLRYTLELDLEEAVRGTTVTIRVPTLVGCKTCDGSGAKKGTSPVTCTTCGGIGQVRMQQGFFSVQQTCPRCHGSGKMITDPCGSCHGQGRVEESKTLSVKVPPGVDTGDRIRLSGEGEAGTHGGPAGDLYVVVNVREHAIFQRDGKHLYCEVPISFADAALGGELEVPTLDGRVKLKIPEGTQTGKLFRLRGKGVAPVRGGAAGDLMCRVAVETPVNLNKRQRELLEEFRKSLQGDDSHSPKASGWFEGVKRFFGDV